The proteins below come from a single Burkholderia humptydooensis genomic window:
- a CDS encoding NAD(P)/FAD-dependent oxidoreductase produces the protein MSETRHYDVAIVGGGLVGAAAALALARRGLRVGLFERRDCGAQASGVNYGGVRCQGRPVEQLPLALRARRIWDRLPELIGIDGEFIVSGHLRLARSDADLDALDAYATLAGEHGLPLRVMRGDAFRRRYPWLGRAALGGSLCATDGHANPRVVSPAFARAARAAGADVFEHTSVDDVRHDGARFHLHAAGRACTATWLINSAGAWANAIAARFGEAVPMEPIYPNMWVTEPLPPFIAHNLGVYGGGVYARQVARGNCVIGGGRGRGDGEFGQPSVDTTRAVMRDACALLPALRDALLIRTWSGVEGCTPDHNPIIGASGTTPRLLHAFGFSGGGFLLAPGVGDALADLVTTGETATPLDAFSIGRFAPQAAPTAPFPHEETQR, from the coding sequence ATGAGTGAGACCCGGCATTACGACGTCGCGATCGTCGGCGGCGGCCTCGTCGGCGCGGCGGCCGCGCTTGCGCTGGCCCGGCGCGGCCTGCGCGTCGGGCTGTTCGAGCGGCGCGACTGCGGCGCGCAGGCGAGCGGCGTGAACTACGGCGGCGTGCGCTGCCAAGGCCGCCCGGTCGAACAATTGCCGCTCGCGCTGCGCGCGCGGCGCATCTGGGATCGTCTGCCCGAGTTGATCGGCATCGACGGCGAATTCATCGTGTCGGGCCACTTGCGGCTCGCGCGCAGCGACGCCGACCTCGACGCGCTCGACGCGTACGCAACGCTCGCCGGCGAGCACGGGCTGCCGCTGCGGGTGATGCGCGGCGACGCGTTCCGCCGCCGCTATCCGTGGCTCGGCCGCGCGGCGCTCGGCGGCTCGCTGTGCGCGACCGACGGCCACGCGAACCCGCGCGTCGTATCGCCCGCGTTCGCGCGCGCGGCCCGCGCGGCGGGCGCGGACGTGTTCGAGCACACGAGCGTCGACGACGTCCGGCACGACGGCGCACGTTTCCATCTGCATGCGGCCGGCCGCGCGTGCACCGCGACGTGGCTGATCAACTCGGCCGGCGCCTGGGCGAACGCGATCGCGGCACGCTTCGGCGAAGCCGTGCCGATGGAGCCGATCTACCCGAACATGTGGGTGACCGAACCGCTGCCGCCGTTCATCGCGCACAACCTCGGCGTGTACGGCGGCGGCGTCTACGCGCGGCAGGTCGCGCGCGGCAACTGCGTGATCGGCGGCGGACGCGGGCGCGGCGACGGCGAATTCGGCCAGCCGTCGGTCGACACGACGCGCGCCGTGATGCGCGACGCGTGCGCGCTGCTGCCCGCGCTGCGCGACGCGCTGCTGATCCGCACGTGGAGCGGCGTCGAAGGCTGCACGCCCGATCACAACCCGATCATCGGCGCGAGCGGCACGACGCCGCGCCTGCTGCATGCATTCGGCTTTTCTGGCGGCGGCTTCCTGCTCGCGCCGGGCGTCGGCGACGCGCTCGCCGATCTCGTCACGACAGGCGAAACCGCCACGCCGCTCGACGCATTCTCGATCGGCCGCTTTGCGCCGCAAGCCGCGCCGACCGCCCCTTTCCCCCATGAGGAAACCCAACGATGA
- a CDS encoding TetR/AcrR family transcriptional regulator, whose amino-acid sequence MAMVRQFDEESVLDKALEVFWQKGWQATSMSDLAEATQVQRGSLYHAYGGKEQIFLLAYERYTKCFLSEAQAALDAPSASLALRRFFDFAIGNMSIGSPPRGCLTTKMAGESDEVSPVVQECLRTLLDRLETRIAESLSREPLRSSLSIPPAQAARMIVVFSRGLTVIERVYHDPDRLHATARSFTKLLLGTSA is encoded by the coding sequence ATGGCGATGGTCAGGCAGTTCGACGAGGAATCCGTGTTGGACAAGGCACTGGAAGTCTTCTGGCAGAAGGGCTGGCAGGCCACGTCCATGTCGGACCTCGCCGAGGCGACTCAGGTCCAGCGCGGTTCGCTCTATCACGCCTACGGTGGGAAAGAGCAAATCTTTCTGCTTGCCTATGAGCGATACACGAAATGCTTCTTGTCGGAAGCGCAAGCCGCGCTTGATGCACCCTCCGCATCACTCGCTTTGCGACGCTTTTTCGACTTCGCAATCGGAAACATGTCGATTGGTTCTCCCCCACGCGGATGCCTGACGACAAAGATGGCGGGAGAAAGTGACGAGGTAAGCCCAGTGGTTCAAGAGTGCTTGCGGACGTTGCTCGATAGGTTGGAGACGCGCATAGCGGAATCTCTCTCGCGCGAGCCGCTTCGGTCATCGTTAAGCATTCCCCCGGCCCAGGCCGCCCGAATGATCGTGGTGTTCTCGCGAGGGCTTACCGTGATCGAGCGCGTTTACCACGATCCGGATCGACTGCACGCAACCGCCAGAAGCTTTACCAAACTGCTGTTAGGCACGTCCGCCTGA
- a CDS encoding FAD/NAD(P)-dependent oxidoreductase: MNDALQPVIVGAGPAGVRAAEALVDAGLRPVVIDENACWGGQIYRQPPADGGFARGKRTLYGFEAAKADAVHRTMAALLPHVDYRPDTLAWACGAGRVDTLQDGHEVTVPFSHLIVASGATDRMLPVPGWTLAGVYTLGGAQVALKAQGCAIGRRIVFAGTGPLLYLVAYQYAKAGAHVVAVLDTSPLRRQAAAAPALLRMPSTFAKGLYYIGWLHAHGVAIETGVALERVLGEQHVTGLAWRAAGNEAPPRVLDCDALGLGFGLRSETQLADLAGCRFRFDPVNRAWLPERDAAGRTSVRGVYVAGDGAGIAGAVAAEASGRRAALALLDDAGIASASPSLSGKPDATTLERTLARIGAFRAGLEAAFAPPAEEAARCPDDTIVCRCEEIDAGALRRCIRGGEATELNRLKALTRVGMGRCQGRMCGDAAALVLAAETGRPLADVGRLRAQPPVKPFPIAAALAGDDVAAIPDEARDE; encoded by the coding sequence ATGAACGACGCGCTGCAACCGGTGATCGTCGGCGCGGGGCCGGCCGGCGTGCGCGCGGCGGAGGCGCTCGTCGACGCGGGGCTGCGCCCTGTCGTCATCGACGAGAACGCGTGCTGGGGCGGCCAGATCTACCGTCAACCGCCTGCCGACGGCGGCTTCGCGCGCGGCAAGCGCACGCTGTATGGCTTCGAAGCCGCGAAGGCCGATGCGGTGCACCGGACGATGGCCGCGCTGCTGCCGCACGTCGACTATCGGCCGGACACGCTCGCGTGGGCATGCGGCGCGGGCCGCGTCGACACGCTGCAGGACGGCCACGAAGTGACCGTGCCGTTCTCGCACCTGATCGTCGCGAGCGGCGCGACCGACCGCATGCTGCCCGTGCCGGGCTGGACGCTCGCGGGCGTCTACACGCTCGGCGGCGCGCAGGTCGCGCTGAAGGCACAGGGCTGCGCGATCGGCCGGCGCATCGTGTTCGCGGGCACGGGGCCGCTGCTGTATCTCGTCGCCTATCAGTATGCGAAGGCCGGCGCGCACGTCGTGGCCGTGCTCGACACGAGCCCGCTGCGCCGCCAGGCTGCCGCCGCGCCGGCGCTGCTGCGCATGCCGTCAACGTTCGCGAAGGGCCTCTATTACATCGGCTGGCTGCACGCGCACGGTGTCGCGATCGAAACGGGCGTCGCGCTCGAACGCGTGCTCGGCGAACAGCACGTGACGGGGCTCGCATGGCGCGCGGCCGGCAACGAAGCGCCGCCGCGCGTGCTCGACTGCGATGCGCTCGGTCTCGGCTTCGGTCTGCGTTCGGAAACGCAACTCGCCGATCTCGCCGGCTGCCGGTTCCGTTTCGATCCGGTCAATCGCGCATGGCTGCCCGAACGCGACGCAGCCGGCCGCACGTCGGTGCGCGGCGTCTATGTCGCGGGCGACGGCGCGGGCATCGCAGGCGCCGTCGCGGCCGAGGCATCGGGCCGGCGCGCAGCGCTCGCGTTGCTCGACGACGCCGGCATCGCGTCTGCGTCTCCGTCGCTGTCCGGCAAACCCGATGCGACCACGCTCGAACGCACGCTTGCTCGCATCGGCGCATTCCGCGCGGGCCTCGAAGCGGCGTTCGCACCGCCCGCCGAGGAAGCCGCGCGCTGCCCCGACGATACGATCGTGTGCCGCTGCGAGGAGATCGACGCGGGCGCGCTGCGGCGCTGCATCCGCGGCGGCGAAGCGACCGAGCTCAACCGGCTGAAGGCGCTGACGCGCGTCGGGATGGGCCGCTGCCAGGGCCGCATGTGCGGCGACGCGGCCGCGCTCGTGCTGGCCGCCGAAACCGGCCGGCCGCTCGCCGACGTCGGCCGGTTGCGCGCGCAGCCGCCCGTGAAGCCGTTTCCGATCGCGGCCGCGCTCGCGGGCGACGACGTCGCGGCGATTCCGGACGAGGCGCGCGATGAGTGA
- a CDS encoding (2Fe-2S)-binding protein — translation MSTPVSRSTTSEATADGAQFVRIAERERAHVAFTLDGRPAHALAGDTVLTAILVAQRRVRVSEFGGQPRAGFCLIGACQDCWVRTEAGARVRACSTPIADGMRILTGARPPITGDAR, via the coding sequence ATGTCGACTCCCGTTTCCCGTTCCACCACGTCCGAAGCCACGGCCGACGGCGCGCAGTTCGTGCGCATCGCCGAGCGCGAGCGTGCGCACGTCGCGTTCACGCTCGACGGCCGCCCCGCGCACGCGCTCGCCGGCGACACCGTGCTCACCGCGATCCTCGTCGCGCAGCGCCGCGTGCGCGTGAGCGAATTCGGCGGCCAGCCGCGCGCGGGCTTCTGCCTGATCGGCGCATGCCAGGACTGCTGGGTGCGCACCGAGGCGGGCGCGCGCGTGCGCGCCTGTTCGACGCCGATCGCCGACGGCATGCGGATTCTCACCGGCGCGCGGCCGCCCATCACCGGAGACGCGCGATGA
- a CDS encoding DUF3742 family protein — MSTKTHRSHAERLGRWLGRMWRAYVRREREAVAWLVAQGMPAGGATTTLWIVKLGVVAILFYAVFWLALLLIFAVVAAWLAEHGGLDQDDPQPEWREGPNGFGLYDKSNWRIDPHVSDDD; from the coding sequence ATGAGCACGAAGACCCATCGCAGCCACGCAGAACGCCTCGGCCGCTGGTTAGGCAGGATGTGGCGTGCCTACGTCCGCCGTGAGCGCGAAGCTGTGGCCTGGCTGGTGGCTCAGGGGATGCCCGCCGGCGGCGCTACTACCACGCTGTGGATCGTCAAGCTCGGCGTGGTGGCCATCCTGTTCTACGCCGTCTTTTGGCTGGCACTGTTGCTGATATTTGCAGTCGTAGCAGCTTGGCTTGCGGAGCACGGTGGCTTGGATCAGGATGATCCGCAACCTGAGTGGCGGGAAGGCCCCAACGGCTTCGGCCTCTACGACAAGAGCAACTGGCGGATTGATCCGCACGTATCCGACGACGATTGA
- a CDS encoding ABC transporter permease: MRQPSRPLPSDGAPPAGLARPAAAADAAPALVPARVAAARALRATGSAHAPPWLMCAPAFALFAALVLVPLAMTFVLTFYRFDPATGPIAAFQLRNYAEVLGASYFHTIFARTFGIAALTTAICIAIGTPEAVVLSKMRDPWRSLFLLAILAPLLVSVVVRAFGWSMLLNTNGLVNQALGLAGLGPYKLEYTTFAIVIALVHVMLPFMVIPVWTALQRLDPQTEHAALSLGASPFTTLRRIVLPQLVPGVLSGSLMVFGLSASAFAIPGLLGGRRLKVAATAVYDEFLGSLNWPLGATIAVLLLVANLIVMLTYYRVLERRYARSLGGASR; the protein is encoded by the coding sequence ATGCGACAGCCTTCCCGCCCGTTGCCGTCCGACGGCGCGCCGCCGGCCGGCCTTGCGCGCCCGGCCGCCGCCGCGGATGCCGCGCCTGCCCTCGTGCCCGCACGCGTCGCCGCCGCGCGCGCACTGCGTGCGACAGGGTCTGCGCATGCGCCGCCGTGGCTGATGTGCGCGCCCGCGTTCGCGCTGTTCGCCGCGCTCGTGCTCGTGCCGCTCGCGATGACGTTCGTGCTCACGTTCTACCGCTTCGACCCGGCCACGGGCCCGATCGCCGCGTTCCAGCTTCGCAACTATGCGGAAGTGCTCGGCGCGTCCTACTTCCACACGATCTTCGCGCGCACGTTCGGCATCGCCGCGCTGACGACGGCGATCTGCATCGCGATCGGCACGCCGGAAGCGGTGGTGCTGTCGAAAATGCGCGACCCGTGGCGCTCGCTGTTCCTGCTCGCGATCCTCGCGCCGCTGCTCGTGTCGGTCGTCGTGCGCGCATTCGGCTGGAGCATGCTGCTGAACACGAACGGGCTCGTGAACCAGGCGCTCGGGCTCGCCGGCCTTGGGCCGTACAAGCTCGAATACACGACCTTCGCGATCGTGATCGCGCTCGTGCATGTCATGCTGCCGTTCATGGTGATTCCCGTATGGACCGCGCTGCAGCGCCTCGATCCGCAGACCGAGCACGCGGCGCTGTCGCTCGGCGCGTCGCCGTTCACGACGCTGCGCCGCATCGTGCTGCCGCAGCTCGTGCCGGGCGTGCTGTCGGGCAGCCTGATGGTGTTCGGGCTGTCGGCAAGTGCGTTCGCGATCCCCGGCCTGCTCGGCGGGCGCCGGCTGAAGGTCGCCGCCACGGCCGTCTACGACGAATTCCTCGGCTCGCTGAACTGGCCGCTCGGCGCGACGATCGCGGTGCTGCTGCTGGTGGCTAACCTCATCGTGATGCTCACCTACTACCGCGTGCTCGAACGCCGCTACGCGCGCAGCCTCGGGGGCGCCTCCCGATGA
- a CDS encoding RES family NAD+ phosphorylase translates to MSIELPSFPIEAGELLQHVSRVAYRGDPLYYGRDGTNRYDDPARSYGVLYLGRDLPTALMESVFHKHQWLADTKRAIALKEVQSRLVRAVGVLDDLRLADLTAPGVMAGYFGLNLEQLASRDYTHTQQVSAQVHAMLGDEGFPLFAGVLYPSRNNYPAASIALFDRAEAMVRVIEDIDLIDHADWPRFVDTYRVAVEPDPGPVEPDDEVF, encoded by the coding sequence GTGAGTATTGAATTGCCGTCGTTCCCGATCGAGGCCGGTGAACTGCTTCAGCACGTAAGCCGCGTTGCGTATCGGGGAGACCCGCTGTACTACGGCCGCGACGGCACCAACCGCTACGACGACCCCGCACGGAGCTACGGTGTGCTCTACTTGGGCCGCGACCTGCCCACGGCGTTGATGGAATCGGTGTTCCACAAACACCAATGGCTCGCGGACACGAAGCGCGCCATCGCGCTGAAAGAAGTTCAGAGCCGACTGGTGCGCGCCGTGGGTGTTCTGGACGACCTGCGCCTCGCGGACCTCACGGCCCCGGGCGTCATGGCGGGCTACTTCGGCTTGAATCTGGAGCAGTTGGCCAGCCGCGACTACACCCACACGCAGCAGGTGTCCGCTCAGGTGCATGCGATGCTCGGCGACGAAGGCTTTCCGCTGTTCGCAGGCGTGCTCTACCCATCGCGCAACAACTACCCCGCTGCGAGCATCGCCTTGTTCGACCGTGCCGAGGCGATGGTCAGGGTTATTGAGGACATCGACCTGATTGACCATGCGGATTGGCCACGCTTCGTCGATACCTATCGTGTCGCCGTGGAGCCTGATCCCGGCCCGGTGGAACCTGATGACGAAGTGTTCTGA
- a CDS encoding ABC transporter permease, which translates to MSKNGPFALAFHTLVMAFVLAPLAIVVLVAFTPDETLTLPTHGLSLRWFRAILDYPDFVTAFVNSVKLAFASATLSLAIALPAGLAIGRATFAGRAFLNGLLLSPLVIPGLVLGIALLRFFALIGATGSFAWLVLAHMIVITPFVMRLVLASVAGLDRSVEQAACSLGADPWTTLRRITLPMIVPGITGGWLLAFINSFDELTMSIFITSPQTVTLPVRMYMYATESIDPMMASVSALVIFITAGAMLLLDRVYGLNRILIGQH; encoded by the coding sequence ATGAGCAAGAACGGCCCCTTCGCCCTCGCGTTCCACACGCTCGTGATGGCGTTCGTGCTCGCGCCGCTCGCGATCGTCGTGCTCGTCGCGTTCACGCCCGACGAAACGCTGACGCTGCCCACGCACGGGCTGTCGCTGCGCTGGTTCCGCGCGATCCTCGACTACCCCGACTTCGTCACCGCGTTCGTCAACAGCGTGAAGCTCGCGTTCGCATCGGCGACGCTGTCGCTCGCGATCGCATTGCCCGCCGGCCTTGCGATCGGCCGCGCGACGTTTGCCGGCCGCGCGTTCCTGAACGGCCTGCTGCTGTCGCCGCTCGTGATCCCCGGCCTTGTGCTCGGCATCGCGCTGCTGCGCTTCTTCGCGCTGATCGGCGCGACTGGCTCGTTCGCGTGGCTCGTGCTCGCGCACATGATCGTGATCACGCCGTTCGTGATGCGGCTCGTGCTCGCGTCCGTCGCGGGCCTCGACCGCAGCGTCGAGCAGGCCGCCTGCTCGCTCGGCGCGGACCCGTGGACGACCTTGCGCCGCATCACGCTGCCGATGATCGTGCCCGGCATCACGGGCGGCTGGCTGCTCGCGTTCATCAACAGCTTCGACGAACTGACGATGTCGATCTTCATCACGTCGCCGCAAACGGTCACGCTGCCCGTGCGCATGTACATGTATGCGACCGAGTCGATCGACCCGATGATGGCGTCAGTGTCGGCGCTCGTCATCTTCATCACCGCCGGCGCGATGCTGCTGCTCGATCGCGTGTACGGCCTGAACCGCATCCTGATCGGTCAACATTGA
- a CDS encoding aromatic ring-hydroxylating dioxygenase subunit alpha, whose product MLSVHEDCNLTNHRNENDWIPDRISLRNAWLPLAHAFEISERVSRWHIRSEPYYLWRTGGRIHTSQWHPELPISKRPPSHRQEHAEHCPVIERYGYVWIWYGDPEAASDTFLPDVPFLPRDGGLPKYMQGNIRFNCCAPLLIENLLDLTHSDFLHAKVFGNERSDEDRIDVRYTSETVTMIRRCKNKSVIPIMRWFGGVRAKYQDVHAVIHVHVRSSIALAYGRHIPGSDLPLFHPCVPESGNHCRLNFALNATASPWPLRLILPFMPYVVGPQDNSMVDRQRGRYLESGERRDLFSRFDQAGLRYRILLQQLAKRQREGDFAYADDALPNQDARDILGMSCL is encoded by the coding sequence ATGCTATCCGTTCACGAGGATTGCAATCTGACGAACCATCGCAACGAGAACGATTGGATACCCGATCGGATTAGCCTGCGCAACGCGTGGCTTCCACTTGCCCATGCGTTTGAGATCAGCGAACGGGTTTCGCGCTGGCATATTCGATCGGAACCGTACTACCTCTGGCGAACGGGTGGTCGCATCCACACATCCCAGTGGCATCCCGAATTGCCAATCTCAAAACGTCCCCCGTCGCATCGGCAGGAGCACGCGGAACATTGCCCGGTGATCGAACGATATGGCTATGTATGGATTTGGTACGGCGATCCCGAGGCCGCAAGCGACACCTTTCTCCCAGATGTGCCGTTTCTGCCGCGCGATGGCGGTCTGCCCAAATATATGCAGGGCAACATCCGTTTCAATTGTTGCGCGCCGCTCCTGATCGAAAATCTGCTGGATTTGACGCACTCGGATTTCCTGCACGCGAAGGTGTTTGGTAACGAACGGTCCGATGAGGATCGGATCGACGTGCGTTATACATCTGAAACGGTGACGATGATCCGCCGCTGCAAGAACAAGTCGGTGATACCAATCATGCGTTGGTTCGGTGGCGTGCGTGCGAAGTATCAGGACGTTCATGCGGTGATTCATGTGCATGTGCGCAGTTCGATCGCGCTCGCGTATGGTCGCCACATTCCGGGCAGCGATCTGCCCTTGTTCCATCCGTGCGTGCCCGAGTCGGGCAACCACTGTCGGCTCAATTTCGCATTGAATGCGACGGCATCGCCGTGGCCGTTGCGCCTCATATTGCCATTCATGCCCTATGTCGTTGGACCTCAAGACAACAGCATGGTTGATAGGCAACGTGGTCGCTACCTCGAATCTGGCGAGCGTCGCGATCTTTTCTCGCGCTTTGATCAGGCCGGTCTGCGCTATCGAATTCTGCTGCAGCAACTCGCGAAACGGCAGAGAGAAGGGGATTTCGCATACGCGGATGACGCACTGCCGAATCAGGACGCGCGCGATATCCTCGGAATGTCCTGCCTATAG
- a CDS encoding ABC transporter substrate-binding protein yields the protein MKLLRTIAAAAALCVTCVSAPAFAQMKTIYVGMNGGPMEKAYTSQVLPDFEKANNVKVVIVPGTSSDVLAKLLANRNKPQIHVAFLDDGVMARAVSLGVCQKLDDSPALKELYPFARMKDDVGAGVQLGMTGIAYNKKLFAEKGWTPPASWMDFAAPKYKGKVVFQSASSSTFGLHGFLAINRLLGGNEQNVEPGFSKWPSTVGPNVVEYIPNSAKISEMVQTGEAGLFPLTPTAVGDLQDKGIPVAYVNPKEGPVLLLVDLCVVANNPDPQLAQKLAQFLLSAPAQTKAAEAGKQIPTNRLAKMPAAMQQSLGNVDDLVRKVTVVDWTAINARRAQWDTRWNRQIER from the coding sequence ATGAAACTGCTCCGGACGATCGCGGCCGCCGCCGCGCTTTGCGTAACGTGCGTCAGCGCCCCTGCGTTCGCGCAAATGAAGACGATCTACGTCGGCATGAACGGCGGACCGATGGAAAAGGCCTACACGAGCCAGGTGCTGCCCGACTTCGAGAAGGCGAACAACGTAAAGGTCGTCATCGTGCCCGGCACGTCGTCGGACGTGCTCGCGAAGCTGCTCGCGAACCGCAACAAGCCGCAAATCCACGTCGCGTTCCTCGACGACGGCGTGATGGCGCGCGCGGTCAGCCTCGGCGTGTGTCAGAAGCTCGACGATTCGCCGGCGCTGAAGGAGTTGTATCCGTTCGCGCGGATGAAGGACGACGTCGGCGCGGGCGTGCAACTCGGCATGACCGGCATCGCATACAACAAGAAGTTGTTCGCGGAGAAAGGCTGGACGCCGCCGGCTTCGTGGATGGATTTCGCCGCCCCGAAATACAAGGGCAAGGTCGTGTTCCAGTCCGCGTCGAGCAGCACGTTCGGGCTGCACGGCTTTCTCGCGATCAACCGCCTGCTCGGCGGCAACGAGCAGAACGTCGAGCCCGGCTTCAGCAAGTGGCCGAGCACGGTCGGGCCGAACGTCGTCGAATACATCCCGAACTCGGCGAAGATCTCGGAGATGGTGCAGACGGGTGAAGCCGGGCTGTTCCCGCTGACGCCGACGGCCGTCGGCGACCTGCAGGACAAGGGCATTCCGGTCGCGTATGTGAACCCGAAGGAAGGGCCGGTGCTGCTGCTCGTCGATCTATGCGTGGTCGCGAACAATCCCGATCCGCAGTTGGCTCAGAAGCTCGCGCAGTTCCTGCTGTCCGCGCCGGCACAGACGAAGGCCGCCGAAGCCGGCAAGCAGATCCCGACCAACCGTCTCGCGAAGATGCCGGCGGCGATGCAGCAGAGCCTGGGCAACGTCGACGATCTCGTGCGCAAGGTGACGGTGGTCGACTGGACGGCGATCAACGCGCGCCGCGCGCAGTGGGATACGCGCTGGAATCGGCAGATCGAGCGGTAA
- a CDS encoding IclR family transcriptional regulator, with protein MQEPLSHGMAAAARLPGDDARAADPAGAPGTGMLQRAFAILRALAGMQQDGVRVTHLAKAVGLTQGTAHRILQSLIAEGMVEQDVQSKLYRLSVDFFALAAQAGNPSSMRTLCRPALLRLCASLGETIFLLVKSGFDAVCLDLCEGPFPIRSFTGDIGGRIALGVGQGSLAILAFLPEAEREEVIRFNVPRIRGYGVLDEVYLRTEIERVRQLGYAGRNSGVLDGMAGVAVPILDRTGYPVGALSVGTLASRLGDDRLPMVVELLRRQTDAIGPRTNPFDAALRWPMHGLAGSARTFDR; from the coding sequence ATGCAGGAACCTCTTTCGCACGGAATGGCCGCCGCGGCGCGCTTGCCGGGCGACGACGCGCGCGCCGCCGATCCGGCCGGCGCGCCGGGCACCGGCATGCTGCAACGCGCATTCGCGATCCTGCGCGCGCTGGCCGGCATGCAGCAGGATGGCGTGCGCGTCACGCATCTCGCGAAGGCCGTCGGTCTCACGCAAGGCACCGCGCACCGAATCCTGCAATCGCTGATTGCCGAAGGGATGGTCGAGCAGGACGTACAGTCGAAGCTGTACCGGCTGAGCGTCGACTTCTTCGCGCTCGCCGCGCAGGCCGGCAACCCGAGCAGCATGCGCACGCTGTGCCGCCCGGCACTGCTGCGGCTGTGCGCGAGCCTCGGCGAGACGATCTTTCTGCTCGTGAAGAGCGGCTTCGACGCGGTCTGTCTCGACCTGTGCGAAGGGCCGTTCCCGATTCGCTCGTTTACCGGCGACATCGGCGGGCGCATCGCGCTCGGCGTGGGGCAGGGCAGCCTCGCGATCCTCGCGTTCCTGCCCGAAGCCGAGCGCGAGGAAGTGATCCGCTTCAATGTACCGCGCATTCGCGGCTACGGCGTGCTCGACGAGGTGTACCTGCGCACCGAGATCGAACGCGTGAGGCAACTCGGCTATGCGGGCCGCAACAGCGGCGTGCTCGACGGGATGGCTGGCGTCGCGGTGCCGATCCTCGATCGCACCGGCTATCCGGTCGGCGCGCTGAGCGTCGGCACGCTCGCGTCGCGCCTCGGCGACGACCGGCTGCCGATGGTCGTCGAACTGCTCAGGCGGCAGACCGATGCGATCGGGCCGCGCACCAATCCGTTCGACGCGGCGCTGCGGTGGCCGATGCATGGGTTGGCAGGGAGCGCGAGGACTTTTGATCGATGA
- a CDS encoding ABC transporter ATP-binding protein, whose protein sequence is MSFLTLTDLTKSFGKLVAVADVNLSVEKGEFVSLLGPSGCGKTTTLQMIAGFVDVTRGRIALDGRDITRMKPNRRGLGIVFQSYALFPHMSVAENVGFGLDMRGVDKAERAERIRAALALVRLDTLAHRFPRELSGGQRQRVAIARAVVIEPPVLLLDEPMSNLDAKLREDMQFELRAIQRKIGTTTIMVTHDQSEALSISDRVVVMEAGRITQIDTPYHAYERPENHFVSQFIGKANLLPGTVVAHDGDAIRIDLGHDLAETGRTAHLPPRERDVRVGDAVSLCIRPEKLRLCAPGAGRFAATVTSRFFLGSQWLYRVDSALGEVLVCCQNEGAEPLAEGAPVGVDWRSDAVRVMRREA, encoded by the coding sequence ATGTCGTTTCTCACGCTAACCGACTTGACGAAATCGTTCGGCAAGCTCGTCGCCGTGGCCGACGTCAACCTGTCGGTCGAAAAAGGCGAGTTCGTATCGCTGCTCGGCCCCTCGGGCTGCGGCAAGACCACGACGCTGCAGATGATCGCCGGTTTCGTCGACGTGACGCGCGGGCGCATCGCGCTCGACGGGCGGGACATCACGCGGATGAAGCCGAACCGCCGCGGGCTCGGCATCGTGTTCCAGAGCTACGCGCTGTTTCCGCACATGAGCGTCGCGGAGAACGTCGGCTTCGGCCTCGACATGCGCGGCGTCGACAAGGCCGAGCGGGCCGAGCGCATCCGCGCCGCGCTCGCGCTCGTGCGCCTCGACACGCTCGCGCACCGCTTCCCGCGCGAGTTGTCGGGCGGCCAGCGGCAGCGCGTCGCGATCGCGCGCGCCGTCGTGATCGAGCCGCCCGTGCTGCTGCTCGACGAACCGATGTCGAACCTCGACGCGAAGCTGCGCGAGGACATGCAGTTCGAGCTGCGCGCGATCCAGCGCAAGATCGGCACGACGACGATCATGGTCACGCACGACCAGTCGGAAGCGCTGTCGATCAGCGACCGCGTCGTCGTGATGGAAGCGGGCCGCATCACGCAGATCGACACGCCTTATCACGCGTACGAACGCCCGGAAAACCATTTCGTGTCGCAGTTCATCGGCAAGGCGAACCTGCTGCCCGGCACGGTCGTCGCGCACGATGGCGACGCGATCCGCATCGACCTCGGGCACGATCTCGCCGAAACAGGCCGCACCGCGCACCTGCCGCCGCGCGAGCGTGACGTGCGCGTCGGCGACGCCGTGTCGCTGTGCATCCGCCCCGAGAAGCTGCGGCTGTGCGCGCCAGGCGCGGGCCGCTTCGCGGCGACCGTCACGAGCCGCTTCTTCCTCGGCAGCCAGTGGCTATATCGCGTCGACAGCGCGCTCGGCGAGGTGCTCGTGTGCTGCCAGAACGAAGGCGCGGAACCGCTCGCGGAAGGCGCGCCGGTCGGCGTCGACTGGCGCAGCGACGCGGTGCGCGTGATGCGCCGGGAGGCTTGA